Part of the Sulfurimonas denitrificans DSM 1251 genome is shown below.
ATAATCGAGTTTGTCTCTTGCTCACTTTTGCCATGAACCATAGTGAAAAGGTTATATGGCCAATTTGAATATTTTGGGCGAAGATAGCAGTGAGACACTGCGCTAAATGCTGCAGCTCTCTCTCCAATTGCTTCACCTTTTTCTTCATCTACATCCCAGACAACCATAGCATTTGCACTAAATCCTGCTTTTCTATGGTTTAGGATTGAAGCAAATCTTCTCATAACTCCAGCTTCTTGAAGCTCGTCTAAAATTTTGAAAAAAGTATCATAATCAATATTTAACTCTTCTATTATCGCCTTAAATGGCTCTTGTATCATCTCTATATCATATTGAGCCGCTCTAATTATTGCATGATGAAGCGGAGTAAGTTCAATTTCTGTATGTTTTACCTTTTTAACTTCCTCTTTCTTCTCATCTTTTCCTGTCGTATTTAGTTTAACATTTATCTTAAATAGTTTAAGCGTTGGAAGCATAATATAATCCTCAGCTCCTGTTGCTTCAGCCAATACTTCAACTGTTCTTTCTAACCCAAGCTTAGAATTTGGAGCAACTGCCAGCGTAAACCAGATATTGAAATCGTGATTTCTCTCATAGTTGTGTGAAATTCCAGGATGAGAATTGATGATTTTTACAGCATCACTTATTTTATCTGCTGGAATTTTAAATGCCACCAAAGAAGATACATAGCCAAGTCTTTTAGTATCAAAGATAGCTGATGTTTGACGTATGATATTAGCTTTTTTTTGCTCTTGTAATATAGCAAGGACTTCATCTTCACTCATGCCTAATTCATCTGCTATAACCTTAAATGGTCTATCAACCAAAGGAAATTTCTTTTGAATACGCGATAATATTTCATCTTTCATATATAGTACTATCCATTTCTTTAATAAATTTATTCGATTGTAATCTAATTTCAATTAATCTTAGTTGATTTCTATCAACAAGAGATTTTAAAAAACTATGATATTATATCGCTCAACTAAAGAGACAAAAAAAGAGATGATTTGAGCTATTTTCCCGCCTTTTTAAACCTTGAAGATAAAAGAGTCCTACTTGTTGGCGGCGGAGTGGTTGCCTACACAAAACTCTCTCATCTTTTGGACTTTACCTCAAATATCTCTATAATTTCGCTGGATTTATCTAGTGAAATTAGAGCGCTATCAAAAAAGAAAAATCTACATGTGATGCAAAGAGCTTATAGCAAGGGCGATATAGCAAATTTTGATATTGTGATTGTTGCGGTTGATAACATTTCTCTACAAGCAGAGATTTTTGAGGAGTCAAAACGTTATAATTGTTTATGCAGTTGTGTTGATTCTACAAAATATACTCATTTTATATTTGGTTCTTATATAAAAAAAGATGATTTAACCATCGCAATATCAACATCTGGATCATCTCCTGCGCTCGCAAAGCAGTTAAAAAAATATTTTTTGAAGTTGATTCCCTCTGATATAGGTATTTTTTTGCAAGAGATGAAAATATTAAGAGAGACTTTGCCAAAAGGCAAGGAGAGAATGCAAATGCTCCAAAGAAGAGCAGAAGATTATATGAAAAAATGGAGTAATTAGATGAACATAAAAAAAGCTTTAATATTTGGGTTTTTCACAGCCTTTTTAATACTAGGAGTTGTCTCAATGCAGCGTGCCATGCCAGATTCTAAAGAAGATCGCATATACCTTGCTATAAAAGAGTATAGTCCCTATATTGTTGAAAAAAGAATTGGCGGACTCACTATTTTAGATAAAAGAGACGATAAAATAAAAGAGAAACCTGACTCAAGTGACTTTTATCATAGACTTGATGAACTGGAAAAAGCGTGGGGTAAAACACACTTAATTGTAGAGAACAATGAGCTTATAATAATGGGTGAGAACAACCAAAGCAAAGCTAGAATTATGATCGAAAATGAAAAAGAGAGAGCTTTTCTTAAGAAGTTTTTTGGAATTTAAACTTCCAAAGCAGTCTCTTTGAGCTTAAGCGAGAAAAGTAACGCCATAAATAAGACTCCAAGTGATAATGAGTAGAGTAGCGTATAGTTAAAAAAGTGTAAAATTACCCCTCCTAAAATTGAGAAAAACATCCCTAAAGATACAATATTCATCTGAAGAGCTATATAGACAGGTCTTTTGTCTGCTGGTGCAATTTTAAGTATTAGATTGCTAGAAGCTATGCGGTTTCCATCCATTGATGCCCCAACTAAAAAGAAAATTAACATGTACTCATAAAGCGAAGATGCACTAAAAGCTAAAGTTATTGCAAGAATTTGAGCAAGAATTGCAACTTTTGCGGTAAGCACATTCTTTCCACGTCCGCTGAGATTGCCCCATAAAAAATTACTAAGCATCGCTCCAACCATCTGTGTTGTTATAAGCCAACCAATTGCCACACCATCTAAATCTATCTTTTGCTGTGCATCAAGGATAATAAAAGGCAGAGCTATTAAGTATCCGTAAGCTAAAAGAAAAGTAGTGACTTGAATTTGAAAGTTTTTATCTGCCTTTAAAATAACATAAGAGTTTTTCAAAAATTTGCCAAAACTACTCTCTTTTTTTGAGACTTCCTCTTTGATAGGCTCCTCGACTAAAGAGAAAGATATATATCCGAGTGCCATGATAAAAGAGCTAATTACAAAAAGATATCCATAGCTTTGTGGAGCTTCAAATGACTCTAATATCCAAGCAGCTAACGCTCCACTTAATAGCCCACCTAGCGCACTAAAGAACTGGCGATACGCCATAGTCTTGCCACGAAACTTATGAGTAAATATTTTTGCCATAATTTCTCTAAAATATATAGCAGCAAAGCCTGCGCTAAAAGAGAAGATGAAAAGCCCCAGTCCTATTGAAAAAAGAGTTATATTAGGGTAATTCTCACCAAAAATGATAATTGATACCCCTATGAAAAACCATGAAAAAAATCTTACAAAAAAGATTCTGCGAAGGTATGGCATCATCAGCTTGTAGCTCTGAGCGTGAAAAGCGGCAAAGAGCTGAACCATAACTGCTCCACCTCTAAGAAGAGAGGCGAAAAATCCAACGAGCATGGAGCTTCCCCCAAAATAGTTTACAATAAGAGGCAGGATTGTGGATGGTTCGGCGATTGTTGTTCCAATTGCTAAAAAGAAACCATGTAGAATGTTTTTTACATGGCTTGAGAATTTATCCATTTAATTTTTCGTAAGCTTCTTCAATTGTATTTGCTTTTTGTGCAACAAACATGAAAACAGCAGCATTTAGACGTGCTAATTTTAAAAACTCATCAGATGGATTGTTAACTTGCTCTATTGACTCCTCAAGAGTTATCTTCTCCCAAGATTTTGTATAATTTATACCAAAATATTCAGGATCTATTATCATCTCTTGGACATCTTCTCCATTTACAAGCCATAATCTACCCTTACTAAAGAGTTCTGGCGTTCCTTCATTGCCTTGAATAAGCGCAAATCTTTTATATTTGTCTGAAAAAACTTCTACATATTTTTTTACATAAGGCTTATGAAAAACCCCAGTAATTGCAAATTCGCTAGAAGCAACTCTTGTTAATTTTTCAATAGTGTTAATACCTGTACGAAGCCCTAAACGCATGCGCATCTGCGTTAAATCATGCATCTCTTTAAAAAAATTGGCTCTATCAAAATAGTGAATATTTTTATTTAACTCAATACTTGTTGCTACCTCTTTAAGCGTAATTCCAGCTTTAGCAGGTGCCAAATCATCGCCAACTACAACAAGCTCCAGCGCAGACTCTTTAAGCACTTTTGCTACAAGAGGGAAAATAAAAGGATTGTTTGCTTTTCCATCGAATGGATATCCAAGTTCTATAGAGTTTGCAACAGGAGCTCTTTTTATAAAACCATCACAAGCATCAACAACCCCTCTAAACTCATCAGTTGTCTCTGGCTTAAGTCGCCACCCTAGCAAAAAAGCAGCTGCTTGTTCTGGATGAACCTCTTGCTTTAATATTTGCTCCATCATATCCTTTGCCTCTGCTTGAGTCAAATTTCTATTGCCTTTTTCGCCTGTTCCAACCGCATGTATATACTTAAAAAAATCCATCTTTTCTCTTTACTTTTATAATATTTTAGTTCGTATAATATAATGATTTTATTAAAATGAGATAACAAAACTGCTCTATTTTTTCAAAAGAAGATTTAATTGTAAATTTTTAATTTTAAGAAGATTTTCTGCCTAGCTGAGTGCTAGACAAAAATTATAGAAGATTAAGGATTAATGCTTTTTAGAATCTTTTTGTAACTCATCTACAATTGCAGATCTCAATGCATCTAAATCACTTTGTGGCAACTTGTTTTTATTACACATAATGTGCTCTTTTGCAACTGTTATTGTAGTAGCGTATGTTTCTGAACCAATCATTTTCTCAGCAATAATAGCATTTGCTTTAAACTCAGTCATTCTCCATCCCTCTTTCTTTCCAGCACGCTCTATTGAGTCTAAAACGCTTTTATGATTAAGATTTCCTATATATATAGCTGTTTTACAAACCGTTGCATCACCACTCTCCATATTAGCTTCCATACCATTATGACTCGAAGATCCTCTTGTTGCGCTACAACCACTCATTAATGTTAGTGCTGCAATAGTTACAACAGCAATTGATACAATTTTTTTCATACCACTCCCCTTATTCTTTCAGATGATTTTTTATAAAATTAATTCTATCATTAAAAAATTAATTAATCAATGATATAATAATAGAGATAAAATGAAATTTAAATTTAATATTAAGAGTTTACGAAAATGACGATTCAGGATTTAGTAATAATTGGTGTAATGAGTGTTCCTATGTTAATGTTCTCAATTTTTCCAGGTATTTGGGTTAGTGACTATCTTGAAGAAAAATATGAGTTCCAAGAGAGACAAAAACGCGCAGCACTAATTGCCACAACTATGCTCTTTGCCTTTACTATATCAACTCTTCTACACTTCATCTGAAATATAATAAAAATATATATAACTAACAAACTAAATTTATATGTTTTTTTCATTAATGTTTCATTAAGTTACATAAATTATAAAACAAACCTTAATTTTTTAATTACATAAAAAAATTGATATAAATCAACTACTTTTAAAGTAATTCAGACTAAACTTCTCTTGATTCTGAAAAATTATACAAACTTAGGAGAAATAAAATGGTTGATGGAGTTTTAATGTCGCAAGATATTCTTGTAGATGATTTTTTGACAATCTTTGTCTCTTCTACTCTTGTATTGATATTTGGAGGATTCTATGTTGGTATATATACGGCTATAAAAGTTAACCTTCTAAAAAAATGGATGATGCCTCTTGGCTACTTTTTTTGGATTTTGACTGCTTATTGTTTGTATTTGATGGGAAGTTTGATGCATGTAAATGAACTTACAGCTAAAGCTTTAGTTGTTGCTGCTATTGGTTTGTTACTACTGCCACATGCAGTCTATTACATGCAAGATCATGTTCATCAAGAAAATGAACATTAATTTTTATATATATTAACCCATAATTTATAGGAGGGTATAGTGGCTAAAAGATCCGTATGGAGTGATAATCGCTTCTGGCAACGCACAGCAGCTTGGATTACAGGTTTTGCTTCAGTTTTACTTATTTGGTTGACATTTGATACAAGTGCGCAAATATCGATGGGTACTGATGCAGACATACAAAATGGTGTAACAAAAAGGGTTCCAGGACCTACTGTTATTAATTATAAAATCACTTATGAGATGAATAAGAAACGTCAGCATGAAATTCCAGTAATTGGTGGAATGAACGCAGAAGGAACTTCAGCTTTCCAAGAAAAAGAGAAATTCTTTGGTAGAGATGACTGGTCTGAACAAGAGGCTGGCGAATTACTTCACCTTGGTAAATTAGCTTCTCAAACTAAAAACTGTATGAATTGCCATACTTTACTTGGAAATGGTGCATATTATGCTCCAGATTTAACAAAAGCTTGGTTAGATCCAGCATGGGGACCTGAGGGTTCAATGATGGGAATGACGAGTAAAGAGACAAAAGAAGAAGCAATGGCTGAATTCTTACAAAACCCGTCTCAATACCCGACACATGCTCGTATGATGCCAAACCTTGGTATTACTGCTGAAGAGGCTAAGGGTCTAGTTGCTTTCTTAAAACATATGGCAACAATAGATACAAATGGTTTCCCAAGAAACTTTGGAAAAATTCAAGGAGCAGTAAATGGCAAATAGTTATTTAAAATCTGAATCTAAAAAGTTAGCAACATGGTACTTTACAGTTGCTGCAACTCTTTTTGGAGCACAGTTACTTTTTGGTCTTGTAGCAGCTATCCAGTATGTTATGCCAGGTTTCTTATTTGAAATACTAGATTTCTCTGTAGCTAGAATGTTACACATCAATGCACTTGTTGTATGGATGGTTTTTGCAATGTTTGGTTCTGTTTATTGGTTATTACCTGATGAAACTGGTATTGAAACGGTTGGTATCGGTATGGGTAAACTCCTTTTCTGGGTATTTACTGCAGCCGTAACTGTTGTTGTTCTTGTATATCTATTCATTCAAGTTGGACCTGCTGATGAAACATCAATCTGGTTTATTCATGAAGGTCGTGAGTATATTGAAGCACCACGTTGGGCTGACTTAGGTATTACTGTTGTTGCACTTGGTTTCGTTGCAAACCTTTTCATGACAGGTATGAAAGGAAACCGCTCTGGTATCGTAACTGTTCTTATGGCAGACATGATTGCTTTTGCTGGTCTTTACTTAACAGGTATGTTCTATACTGACAACATTTCAGTTGATCAATTCTGGTGGTGGTGGGTTATTCACCTTTGGGTTGAAGCTACATGGGAAGTTTTTGTTGGTGCAATTGCTGCTTATGGTTTAATTACTATGATTGGTGCACACCGTAAAGTTGTTGAAATGTGGTTATGGATCGAAGTATCAATGTTATTTGGTTCTGGTATCCTTGGTCTTGGTCACCACTACTTCTGGATCGGTACACCTGAGTACTGGTGGGAAATTGGTGCTCTTTTCTCTGCGTTAGAGCCACTTCCACTTGTTGCTATGTTTATCCACGTTCTTTATGACTGGGGAAAAATGCAGGGCGAAGAAGATGCAAAAGGACAGGAAATTTCTGTTATTACAAACAAACCAGCATTTACATGGTTCGTTCTTAATGCATTTGGTAACTTCTTAGGTGCTGGTATCTGGGGATTCTTCCACACATTACCACAAGTAAACCTTTATACGCACGGAACACAGTTTACATCTGCTCACGGACACTTAGCGTTCTTTGGAGCTTATGCAACTATTCTTGTTGGTATGATGTATTTAGCTGTTCAAGGTAAAAACGGTATTAAAGTACTTAACAATACAAAATCAACTGTCTGGGCTACTAGCATGATTGTTGGTGGTGTTGTTGGTATGACTGTTGCACTTACAATTGCTGGTTACTCAGATGTTATTATATCTCGTGCACAAATGGGTGCTACTTGGGCTGGTTACTTTGATGCGCAGGGAACAACTTGGTTGGTACAAGGAATGGTATGGAGACTACTAATGGGTGTTGTTACATTTGTAGGTTTCCTATTCCTAGCTAAAGATTTATTGAGTATCGGTAAAGCTACTCACCACGTAAGATAAGGAGAGATAAGATGAATGCAATGTTTGAACCATTCGTAGATGTAGTACCAAGTTTTTTTGGTACATTGTCTCAAGGTCCATTGACTCTAACTATTTTCTTGCACACTGTAATTATTCTTCCAATGTTTTGGATTTATAAGCAAGAAAAAGCTCGTTTAGAGCAAGAGGGTAACTAAGTATTTGAAGCGTCATCAGGGCCCAATAGGGCCTTGAGTTTCAATTATGTTTCGGGTCCAATAGGACCTGTAATTTGTCTATTTTAGAAGGAGAAATAAAATGAGATTAAATAAATTAGTATTATCGGTAGCTGCTACTGCAGTTGTTGGTTCAGGCATGCTTGTACAAGCAGCTGGTTTTGATGCTGAGAGTGTTTTTGAGAAAGAGTGCCAAGGGTGTCATGGTCCTAACCTAGAGGGTGGTGTTGGTTCTGATTTACGTCCTGCTGTTACTGCTAAGAAAAACTCTTATGAGTTAGCTGAAACAATTTTGAATGGTAAAGCTGGTACAGCAATGCCTTCATTTAAAGATAAGATTTCTAAAGATGATGCTGATAAAATGGTTGATTATATTCAACACTTTAAAGGTAGAGTAATTAAGCAATTAACTCTTGATACAGTTAAAGCTGCATGGAAACCTTTAAATGACAGAATGGCATTCTTTACAAAGTATCCAAATGCTGTTGATGTTAAGAAAAATACAGATATCTGTTTCGTAACTGAGCGTGATGCTGAGCGTGTTGCATTCGTTGATGGAACAAGTGGTAAAATACTATCTAAGCACCCTGCAGGTTTTGCGGTTCACGTAACTGTTACAAACAAACGTCAACCTCGTTATGCTTACTCAATCTCTCGTTCAGGTTTAGTAACAATGTTTGACTTAAATACTCCAGGTCAACAAAAAATTGCTGAAGTTCAAGTTGGATCAGACTCTCGTGGTCTTGCAGTTTCTCCAGATGGAAAATACCTAATGGCTGGAAACTATGTTCCAGGCGGTGCTATTCTTCTAGATGCTATGACTCTTGAGCCTTTAAAAGTTTATCCAACATCAAGCGTTATCAAACCAAATGGTGATATTGATTCATCTCGTGTAGCTGGTATTTTTGATACTCCATATGGTCCTTATTTTGCATTTGCACTTAAAGATGGTGGTCACGTTTATATCGTAGATTACTCTAAGCCAACTTTCCCAATCGTTGGAGATATTCCAAATATTGGAGATATTCTTCATGATGGTTTCTTAAATGAAGGTAAAGAGATTGGTCGTTACCTATTTATCGCTTCTCAAGGAAGTGACGTTGTTGGTGTTGTAGACTTTAAAACTAAATCTTTAGTAACTAAAATCTATACAGGTCCAGCATCTAAGCCACACCCAGGTCAAGGTTCTTCTTGGTATAACGAAACTCTTGGACAACAACTTGGAGCAACAGTTAACATGAACTTAGGTCAAGTTACAATTTGGGATGATCACTTCGATGTTATCCGTCAAATTCCAACAGGTGGTGGTGGATTGTTCGTTGGAACATCTGAGCATACTCCATTTATTTGGGCAGATAACGTTCTTGGTGGTTCAGATGTTTGGAATCAAGTTCACTTGATTAACAAGCAAACTCTTGAACTAGACAGAATCATTACTGTTGGAACATCTGAG
Proteins encoded:
- a CDS encoding MFS transporter yields the protein MDKFSSHVKNILHGFFLAIGTTIAEPSTILPLIVNYFGGSSMLVGFFASLLRGGAVMVQLFAAFHAQSYKLMMPYLRRIFFVRFFSWFFIGVSIIIFGENYPNITLFSIGLGLFIFSFSAGFAAIYFREIMAKIFTHKFRGKTMAYRQFFSALGGLLSGALAAWILESFEAPQSYGYLFVISSFIMALGYISFSLVEEPIKEEVSKKESSFGKFLKNSYVILKADKNFQIQVTTFLLAYGYLIALPFIILDAQQKIDLDGVAIGWLITTQMVGAMLSNFLWGNLSGRGKNVLTAKVAILAQILAITLAFSASSLYEYMLIFFLVGASMDGNRIASSNLILKIAPADKRPVYIALQMNIVSLGMFFSILGGVILHFFNYTLLYSLSLGVLFMALLFSLKLKETALEV
- a CDS encoding nitrite reductase, translated to MRLNKLVLSVAATAVVGSGMLVQAAGFDAESVFEKECQGCHGPNLEGGVGSDLRPAVTAKKNSYELAETILNGKAGTAMPSFKDKISKDDADKMVDYIQHFKGRVIKQLTLDTVKAAWKPLNDRMAFFTKYPNAVDVKKNTDICFVTERDAERVAFVDGTSGKILSKHPAGFAVHVTVTNKRQPRYAYSISRSGLVTMFDLNTPGQQKIAEVQVGSDSRGLAVSPDGKYLMAGNYVPGGAILLDAMTLEPLKVYPTSSVIKPNGDIDSSRVAGIFDTPYGPYFAFALKDGGHVYIVDYSKPTFPIVGDIPNIGDILHDGFLNEGKEIGRYLFIASQGSDVVGVVDFKTKSLVTKIYTGPASKPHPGQGSSWYNETLGQQLGATVNMNLGQVTIWDDHFDVIRQIPTGGGGLFVGTSEHTPFIWADNVLGGSDVWNQVHLINKQTLELDRIITVGTSEGTVTDPVTHKVLYKWEVPTVKDDKGAAITPRILHAEPANHGHWTMISEWNAGRIGIYEAKTGKFVKYITGLTTPTFTYSIEHRQTIPGA
- a CDS encoding siroheme decarboxylase subunit alpha, whose amino-acid sequence is MKDEILSRIQKKFPLVDRPFKVIADELGMSEDEVLAILQEQKKANIIRQTSAIFDTKRLGYVSSLVAFKIPADKISDAVKIINSHPGISHNYERNHDFNIWFTLAVAPNSKLGLERTVEVLAEATGAEDYIMLPTLKLFKINVKLNTTGKDEKKEEVKKVKHTEIELTPLHHAIIRAAQYDIEMIQEPFKAIIEELNIDYDTFFKILDELQEAGVMRRFASILNHRKAGFSANAMVVWDVDEEKGEAIGERAAAFSAVSHCYLRPKYSNWPYNLFTMVHGKSEQETNSIIEEMASEIDSKSHMPLYSSREFKKVRIEYFTPEFEAWESKYSN
- a CDS encoding cbb3-type cytochrome c oxidase subunit I; this translates as MANSYLKSESKKLATWYFTVAATLFGAQLLFGLVAAIQYVMPGFLFEILDFSVARMLHINALVVWMVFAMFGSVYWLLPDETGIETVGIGMGKLLFWVFTAAVTVVVLVYLFIQVGPADETSIWFIHEGREYIEAPRWADLGITVVALGFVANLFMTGMKGNRSGIVTVLMADMIAFAGLYLTGMFYTDNISVDQFWWWWVIHLWVEATWEVFVGAIAAYGLITMIGAHRKVVEMWLWIEVSMLFGSGILGLGHHYFWIGTPEYWWEIGALFSALEPLPLVAMFIHVLYDWGKMQGEEDAKGQEISVITNKPAFTWFVLNAFGNFLGAGIWGFFHTLPQVNLYTHGTQFTSAHGHLAFFGAYATILVGMMYLAVQGKNGIKVLNNTKSTVWATSMIVGGVVGMTVALTIAGYSDVIISRAQMGATWAGYFDAQGTTWLVQGMVWRLLMGVVTFVGFLFLAKDLLSIGKATHHVR
- a CDS encoding precorrin-2 dehydrogenase/sirohydrochlorin ferrochelatase family protein — protein: MSYFPAFLNLEDKRVLLVGGGVVAYTKLSHLLDFTSNISIISLDLSSEIRALSKKKNLHVMQRAYSKGDIANFDIVIVAVDNISLQAEIFEESKRYNCLCSCVDSTKYTHFIFGSYIKKDDLTIAISTSGSSPALAKQLKKYFLKLIPSDIGIFLQEMKILRETLPKGKERMQMLQRRAEDYMKKWSN
- a CDS encoding c-type cytochrome — encoded protein: MAKRSVWSDNRFWQRTAAWITGFASVLLIWLTFDTSAQISMGTDADIQNGVTKRVPGPTVINYKITYEMNKKRQHEIPVIGGMNAEGTSAFQEKEKFFGRDDWSEQEAGELLHLGKLASQTKNCMNCHTLLGNGAYYAPDLTKAWLDPAWGPEGSMMGMTSKETKEEAMAEFLQNPSQYPTHARMMPNLGITAEEAKGLVAFLKHMATIDTNGFPRNFGKIQGAVNGK
- a CDS encoding glycosyl transferase — protein: MDFFKYIHAVGTGEKGNRNLTQAEAKDMMEQILKQEVHPEQAAAFLLGWRLKPETTDEFRGVVDACDGFIKRAPVANSIELGYPFDGKANNPFIFPLVAKVLKESALELVVVGDDLAPAKAGITLKEVATSIELNKNIHYFDRANFFKEMHDLTQMRMRLGLRTGINTIEKLTRVASSEFAITGVFHKPYVKKYVEVFSDKYKRFALIQGNEGTPELFSKGRLWLVNGEDVQEMIIDPEYFGINYTKSWEKITLEESIEQVNNPSDEFLKLARLNAAVFMFVAQKANTIEEAYEKLNG